In one Takifugu flavidus isolate HTHZ2018 chromosome 9, ASM371156v2, whole genome shotgun sequence genomic region, the following are encoded:
- the LOC130530788 gene encoding bifunctional heparan sulfate N-deacetylase/N-sulfotransferase 1-like, whose product MKPSCRFYTRTKKYCPPAWLQGRWGGAAWLETMLGCMTRVRRLVRLLPLQTSLLLLFLFCTISVFISAYFLYGVKRELEPSAGGVSGAEGASADSDDPRVTPSRLLPLRSVSGGPGVDPTGARTDPVVLVFVESQYSQLGQEIVAILEAGRFRYRTEISPGKGDMPTLTDKERGRFTLVIYENILKYVNLDAWNRELLDKYCVEYGVGIIGFFKANENSLLSAQLKGFPLFLHSNLGLKDCTVNPKSPLLFITRSGQPLPGPLPGDDWTVFQSNHSTYEPVLLAKTQSAESVASVGQNAALLPSVVQDLGLHDGIQRVLFGNNLVFWLHKLVFVDAVAFLTGKRLSLSLERYILVDIDDIFVGKEGTRMQVPDVKALLETQRELRTHVPNFTFNLGFSGKFFHAGSDEEDLGDDLLLSYVEEFWWFPHMWSHMQPHLFHNQSVLAEQMLLNKKFAMEHGIPTNMGYAVAPHHSGVYPVHVQLYDAWKKVWGIRVTSTEEYPHLKPARFRRGFIHSGISVLPRQTCGLFTHTIFYKDYPGSPNELDKLINGGELFLTVLLNPISIFMTHLSNYGNDRLGLYTFKSLMMFVRTWTNLKLQTLPPVQLAQKYFSLFPSEKDPLWQDPCEDKRHKDIWSKEKTCDRFPKLLIIGPQKTGTTALYLFLGMHPDLTSNYPSKETFEEIQFFNGHNYHRGIDWYMEYFPLPSNTSSDYYFEKSANYFDSEVAAQRAAALLPKAKIITILINPADRAYSWYQHQRAHDDPLALKYSFHDVITAGHDAPVKLRVLQNRCLVPGWYAIHLERWLNYYHSSQLLVLDGQMLKTEPASVMDKVQKFLSLTNIINYHKILAFDPKKGFWCQLLEGGKTKCLGKSKGRRYPDMNTESQAFLREYYRDHNIELSKLLYRMGQPLPSWLREELVHTR is encoded by the exons ATGAAACCTTCCTGCCGCTTCTATACACGCACCAAAAAATACTGTCCCCCAGCGTGGTTGCAGGGCCGGTGGGGCGGAGCGGCGTGGCTTGAGACGATGCTGGGATGCATGACGCGAGTTCGTCGGCTGGTCCGTCTCCTCCCCCTGCAGacgtccctcctcctcctcttcctgttctgcacCATCAGTGTCTTCATCTCAGCCTACTTCCTCTATGGCGTCAAGCGGGAGCTggagccatcagctggaggGGTGTCTGGGGCCGAGGGTGCCTCAGCGGACTCTGATGACCCAAGGGTCACCCCTTCCAGACTGTTACCTTTACGGAGTGTCTCTGGCGGCCCCGGAGTGGATCCTACAGGGGCCAGGACAGATCCTGTGGTTTTGGTGTTTGTGGAAAGCCAGTATTCTCAACTGGGTCAGGAGATCGTGGCTATTTTGGAGGCCGGTCGGTTCAGGTACCGGACTGAGATATCTCCCGGAAAAGGAGACATGCCTACATTGACGGACAAAGAGAGGGGACGTTTCACACTGGTGATTTATGAAAACATTCTTAAATATGTTAACCTGGACGCTTGGAATCGGGAGCTATTGGACAAGTATTGTGTGGAATACGGAGTGGGCATCATTGGTTTCTTCAAG GCCAATGAGAACAGTTTACTCAGTGCGCAGCTGAAAggcttccctctctttcttcattCTAACTTGGGTTTGAAGGACTGTACAGTCAACCCCAAGTCCCCCCTGCTCTTCATTACGAGATCTGGACAGCCCCTTCCAGGTCCCCTCCCTGGGGATGACTGGACCGTCTTCCAGTCCAACCACTCAACGTATGAGCCTGTGTTGCTGGCCAAAACCCAATCGGCGGAGAGTGTCGCATCGGTGGGGCAGAACGCTGCTCTTCTCCCATCAGTAGTGCAGGACCTGGGTCTCCATGATGGTATCCAGCGAGTCCTGTTTGGCAACAACTTGGTCTTCTGGCTTCATAAGCTGGTGTTTGTGGACGCTGTAGCTTTTCTGACAGGAAAGAGACTCTCCCTGTCCCTGGAGCGTTACATCCTGGTGGACATAGATGACATCTTTGTGGGCAAAGAAGGCACAAGGATGCAGGTGCCTGACGTAAAG GCCTTGCTGGAAACACAAAGGGAGCTTCGTACTCATGTACCCAACTTCACCTTCAATCTGGGCTTCTCAGGGAAATTCTTTCATGCTG GATCTGATGAGGAGGACCTGGGAGATGACCTGCTGCTTTCATATGTGGAGGAATTCTGGTGGTTCCCCCACATGTGGAGCCACATGCAGCCCCACCTGTTCCACAACCAGTCTGTTCTGGCTGAGCAGATGCTGCTCAACAAGAAATTTGCCATG GAACATGGTATTCCCACCAACATGGGCTACGCTGTGGCGCCACACCACTCGGGCGTCTACCCTGTTCATGTGCAGCTCTATGACGCCTGGAAAAAAGTGTGGGGCATCAGGGTGACCAGCACGGAGGAATACCCACACCTAAAGCCCGCTCGCTTCCGGCGAGGTTTCATCCACAGCGGCATTAGT GTGTTGCCCAGACAGACGTGTGGTTTGTTCACGCACACTATCTTCTATAAAGATTACCCAGGCAGTCCAAATGAACTGGACAAGCTCATCAATGGAGGAGAGCTCTTTCTCACTGTCCTACTGAACCCT ATCAGCATCTTCATGACACATCTGTCCAACTACGGGAACGATCGCCTTGGTCTTTATACCTTTAAGAGTCTAATGATGTTCGTGCGGACGTGGACCAATCTGAAATTGCAAACCCTGCCACCTGTGCAGCTGGCCCAGAAATACTTCAGTCTGTTCCCCAGTGAGAAAGACCCACTGTGGCAG GATCCATGTGAGGacaaaagacacaaggacattTGGTCCAAAGAGAAAACATGTGATCGCTTCCCCAAGCTGCTCATTATCGGGCCTCAGAAGACAG GGACAACTGCACTGTACCTGTTTCTTGGCATGCATCCTGATCTGACCAGTAACTATCCCAGTAAGGAGACTTTTGAAGAGATCCAGTTCTTTAATGGACACAACTACCACAGAGGCATAGACtg GTATATGGAGTACTTCCCTCTGCCCTCCAACACCAGCTCAGACTACTACTTCGAGAAGAGTGCCAACTACTTTGACTCTGAGGTGGCTgctcagagagctgcagctctcctACCCAAAGCTAagatcatcaccatcctcatcaatCCCGCTGACAGAGCTTACTCCTGGTACCAG CACCAAAGAGCTCACGATGACCCCCTGGCACTGAAGTACTCCTTCCATGATGTCATCACCGCAGGCCACGATGCACCAGTAAAACTACGGGTCCTTCAGAATCGCTGTCTGGTGCCAGGCTGGTACGCCATCCATCTGGAGCGCTGGCTCAACTATTACCACTCCAGCCAG CTGTTAGTCTTAGACGGACAGATGCTGAAGACAGAACCTGCTTCTGTCATGGACAAAGTGCAGAAGTTCTTGAGCCTAACCAACATCATCAACTACCACAAGATCCTGGC GTTCGATCCTAAGAAAGGCTTCTGGTGTCAGCTGTTAGAGGGCGGAAAGACCAAGTGTTTGGGAAAGAGTAAAGGACGCAGATACCCTGACATGAACACTGAG TCCCAGGCGTTCCTCAGGGAGTACTACCGGGATCACAACATTGAGCTGTCCAAGCTGCTCTACAGGATGGGTCAGCCTTTGCCCAGCTGGCTTCGCGAAGAACTGGTCCACACCAGGTAG